In Frondihabitans sp. PAMC 28766, a genomic segment contains:
- a CDS encoding Asp23/Gls24 family envelope stress response protein, with translation MADFTEFGYPTRLLVGGRTVVLDDVIAQIAVLAAEETAGVHSVGRPASRIVPRGFPSAPSVKDSMAGTTVTLCPAGAALGMVMTLEAGKPIPSILHRVRDNIARAVSGFIGVPVTEISVTVIDVHLSAGVEQQDVASLSGWL, from the coding sequence GTGGCTGACTTCACGGAATTCGGATACCCGACAAGACTGCTCGTGGGAGGCCGCACCGTTGTCCTCGACGATGTGATCGCGCAGATCGCTGTGCTCGCGGCGGAAGAAACAGCAGGGGTGCACTCGGTCGGCCGTCCTGCGTCTCGGATCGTGCCTCGAGGCTTCCCGTCGGCGCCGTCCGTGAAGGACTCGATGGCCGGAACGACCGTGACTCTGTGCCCGGCCGGGGCGGCCCTCGGCATGGTGATGACTCTCGAAGCCGGCAAGCCGATCCCGTCCATCCTGCACCGGGTGAGAGACAACATCGCCCGCGCCGTCAGCGGCTTCATCGGTGTGCCCGTCACCGAGATCAGCGTCACCGTCATCGACGTACACCTGAGCGCGGGCGTCGAGCAGCAAGACGTCGCGTCACTCTCGGGCTGGCTGTAA
- the moaC gene encoding cyclic pyranopterin monophosphate synthase MoaC, which yields MTDTASSAPPGPGSSGPGLSHVRDDGSAHMVDVTGKTSTRRVARAQAILRTRPDVVAQIADGSLPKGEALGTARIAGIMAAKQTSNLIPLCHPLPIGSVTVDFETEGPGVEAGSVRILTAVSTRGVTGVEMEALTAASVAALTLYDMIKAVDKLAVIEGIQVLAKQGGKSGDWVRDGADTEGIA from the coding sequence ATGACTGACACCGCGTCTTCCGCGCCCCCCGGCCCCGGCTCCTCCGGCCCGGGCCTCTCGCACGTGCGCGACGACGGCAGCGCGCACATGGTCGACGTGACCGGCAAGACCTCGACGAGGCGGGTCGCCAGGGCTCAGGCGATCCTGCGCACCCGCCCCGACGTCGTCGCGCAGATAGCCGACGGCAGCCTGCCCAAGGGTGAGGCGCTCGGCACCGCCCGCATCGCCGGGATCATGGCCGCGAAACAGACGTCGAACCTCATCCCCCTCTGCCACCCGCTGCCCATCGGCTCGGTCACGGTCGACTTCGAGACCGAGGGGCCCGGGGTCGAAGCGGGCAGCGTCAGGATCCTGACGGCCGTCTCGACCCGCGGAGTCACCGGCGTCGAGATGGAGGCCCTCACCGCCGCGTCCGTCGCCGCCCTCACCCTCTACGACATGATCAAGGCCGTCGACAAGCTCGCCGTGATCGAGGGCATCCAAGTGCTCGCGAAGCAGGGTGGGAAGAGCGGCGACTGGGTGCGCGACGGCGCCGACACGGAGGGAATCGCATGA
- a CDS encoding helix-turn-helix domain-containing protein, with amino-acid sequence MDNSDEVATFLTTRRANVTPAQVELPSGPNRRVPGLRRTEVAMLAGVSVEYYSRLERGSLAGASDGVLHAVAQALLLNDDERAHLFDLAKAANDSPVPSKRRSTRAQNVRPSLQFILDAITGGPAFVRNGRLDILASNGLGKAVYADLYESAEATLPGRPMNLARYCFLDPDRSDRFYPDWATAADQTVAILRTEAGRDPYDKDLQDLIGELSTRSVEFRIRWGAHDVRRHATGMKHFIHPLVGPLDMVFEGTELVADPGLHLLIYAAEPRSATADALRLLALWTAAPPLDSADLSVHSIRTKENDS; translated from the coding sequence ATGGACAATTCCGACGAGGTCGCTACGTTCCTCACGACCCGCAGGGCGAACGTCACCCCGGCGCAGGTCGAGCTGCCGTCCGGGCCCAACCGGCGCGTGCCGGGCCTGCGGCGCACCGAGGTGGCCATGCTCGCCGGTGTCAGCGTCGAGTACTACTCGCGTCTCGAGCGTGGCAGTCTCGCCGGGGCGTCCGACGGAGTCCTGCATGCCGTGGCGCAGGCGCTGCTGCTGAACGACGACGAACGGGCGCACCTTTTCGACCTCGCCAAGGCCGCGAACGATTCGCCGGTGCCGTCCAAACGGCGCAGCACGCGGGCGCAGAACGTTCGCCCGAGTCTCCAGTTCATCCTCGACGCCATCACCGGCGGCCCGGCGTTCGTGCGGAACGGCCGGCTCGACATCCTCGCCTCCAACGGTCTCGGCAAGGCCGTCTACGCCGATCTCTACGAGAGCGCGGAGGCGACCCTACCGGGCAGGCCGATGAACCTCGCCCGCTACTGCTTCCTCGACCCCGACCGCTCTGATCGCTTCTACCCCGACTGGGCCACTGCAGCCGACCAGACCGTGGCCATCCTGCGCACCGAAGCGGGTCGCGACCCGTACGACAAAGACCTCCAGGATCTCATCGGCGAGCTCTCCACCCGCAGCGTCGAGTTCCGCATCCGGTGGGGTGCTCACGACGTGCGGCGTCACGCGACGGGGATGAAGCATTTCATTCACCCGCTGGTGGGGCCTCTCGACATGGTGTTCGAGGGCACCGAGCTGGTGGCCGACCCCGGCCTGCACCTGCTGATTTACGCTGCCGAGCCCAGGTCGGCGACCGCGGACGCGCTCCGTCTGCTCGCTTTGTGGACCGCCGCACCCCCTCTCGACTCGGCCGACCTCTCGGTCCACTCGATACGAACGAAGGAGAACGACTCATGA
- a CDS encoding CPBP family intramembrane glutamic endopeptidase translates to MTRISTTRQPDRSRPGIREAAIGLAVFTLVAYGVPPLLRDAGLKTGDPVGYGLALGALSGVAGIVAFLAAMSIRVRGLTPFGVRWPGWRWMFIGVGGGAVVWVLARILVTLFTLIFGAQENVQATYDTAAQGGTIALILSTLFLGVLTPIGEEILFRGVVANVLLRWGWIAGVLGSTIIFAVFHGLTGFNIAMITAFVEGFIAAELFRRTGSIWPGVIVHIVNNAIGNILIGALT, encoded by the coding sequence ATGACCCGAATCTCGACGACTCGACAGCCCGACAGGAGCCGCCCAGGCATCCGGGAAGCAGCGATCGGCCTCGCCGTCTTCACCCTCGTCGCCTACGGCGTGCCACCGCTCCTTCGCGACGCCGGACTCAAGACGGGCGATCCAGTCGGCTACGGCCTCGCCCTCGGGGCCCTCTCCGGCGTCGCCGGAATCGTCGCGTTCCTCGCCGCGATGAGCATCCGCGTTCGCGGCCTTACACCGTTCGGAGTCCGGTGGCCAGGGTGGAGGTGGATGTTCATCGGCGTCGGTGGCGGCGCGGTCGTCTGGGTCCTCGCCCGGATCCTCGTCACGCTCTTCACTCTGATCTTCGGCGCTCAAGAGAACGTCCAAGCGACCTACGACACCGCAGCCCAAGGCGGCACGATCGCCCTCATCCTGTCCACCCTCTTCCTCGGCGTCCTCACACCGATCGGCGAAGAGATCCTCTTTCGAGGTGTCGTCGCAAACGTCCTCCTCCGGTGGGGATGGATCGCCGGCGTTCTCGGAAGCACGATCATCTTCGCCGTCTTCCACGGCCTCACCGGTTTCAACATCGCCATGATCACCGCATTCGTCGAAGGCTTCATCGCAGCCGAACTCTTCCGCCGCACCGGATCGATCTGGCCCGGCGTCATCGTCCACATCGTCAACAACGCCATCGGCAACATCCTCATCGGCGCCCTCACCTGA
- a CDS encoding ketopantoate reductase family protein, with the protein MSTTKTPHRIAIIGVGRIGSALAFQLARAGHTVTVMARPGSVRLQQLRRDGGIVSTDGERAAVTVNDRLDEDTPFDLVIVTLLAHQIEPLIPVLARSQARSVHLMFVTPEAERLTAEIGAGRVSFGLAAVLATLDDDGKLGLNIPKTKAAQGDQRWVDLFQEAGMPARLEEHMGRWLRYQAPLTVAMESVAVTGMTHPRGATWSEAAAGARGLRAGYAIYRENGETPYPVSKNRLSGAPLPMLTFVLWSVSRGRYRETVGNSAEECRGLADLLIAQGGPASSASVNAIRVLRPAEDIAV; encoded by the coding sequence ATGAGCACAACGAAAACCCCCCACCGCATCGCCATCATCGGCGTCGGCCGTATTGGAAGCGCCCTCGCGTTCCAGCTGGCACGAGCCGGCCACACCGTCACCGTCATGGCCCGCCCCGGTTCCGTCCGTCTTCAGCAACTCCGCCGCGACGGGGGCATCGTCTCGACCGACGGGGAGCGTGCCGCAGTCACTGTCAACGACCGCCTTGACGAGGACACCCCCTTCGATCTGGTGATCGTGACTTTGCTTGCCCATCAGATCGAGCCGCTGATTCCCGTCCTCGCGCGCAGCCAGGCTCGCTCCGTCCATCTCATGTTCGTCACCCCGGAAGCAGAGCGGCTGACTGCGGAGATCGGTGCGGGCCGTGTGAGCTTCGGGCTGGCCGCCGTTCTCGCCACCCTGGACGACGACGGCAAGCTCGGCCTGAACATCCCCAAGACCAAGGCCGCCCAGGGCGACCAGCGCTGGGTCGACCTCTTCCAGGAGGCGGGGATGCCTGCCCGCCTCGAGGAGCACATGGGTCGGTGGCTGCGCTACCAGGCGCCGCTGACTGTCGCGATGGAAAGCGTCGCCGTGACCGGCATGACTCACCCCCGCGGAGCGACCTGGTCAGAGGCCGCCGCCGGGGCCCGAGGCCTGAGAGCCGGCTACGCGATCTACCGGGAGAATGGGGAGACCCCCTACCCTGTCTCGAAGAACAGGCTGAGCGGTGCACCCCTGCCGATGCTCACCTTCGTGCTCTGGAGCGTGTCCCGCGGCCGCTACCGCGAGACCGTCGGCAACTCCGCCGAAGAATGCCGCGGACTCGCCGACCTCCTCATCGCCCAAGGCGGCCCGGCCTCTTCAGCGTCGGTGAACGCCATTCGAGTGCTCCGCCCCGCGGAAGACATCGCCGTATAG
- a CDS encoding L,D-transpeptidase, whose product MSPRRQVLLAAGILVVLIAIVLGIVYVASPHSTVSNASSSPTVTASAAPATPASPSAVPYKPLSAAAIDALPAAQYNAVIPGLLPYYEPTIPKAATASYSIKADAALYGADHETPVAHVAAMNFLKTPTVIVPVQFSGAWALVLTPSRQQLPSAAKGGAAAQTTAWMRRDLLTKTGDLTDHLDVSVSKQTVAIVNAAGTVVHSFAAGVGATGTPTPTGVIGYIQARYLDPKQDETVYPINLTSLHSSAADEPYGGEDGGLIGVHYEAVATGDVSHGCVRLDAAAVSAVNALPVGTLVEMNP is encoded by the coding sequence ATGTCGCCACGTCGTCAGGTTCTTCTTGCTGCGGGCATCCTCGTCGTCCTCATCGCGATCGTTCTCGGCATCGTGTACGTCGCCTCGCCCCACAGCACCGTGTCGAACGCGTCCTCGAGCCCCACTGTCACCGCATCCGCGGCACCAGCGACGCCTGCTTCGCCGTCGGCTGTCCCGTACAAGCCGCTATCGGCTGCTGCGATCGATGCGCTGCCTGCCGCTCAGTACAACGCCGTCATCCCCGGGCTCCTCCCGTACTACGAACCGACCATCCCGAAGGCGGCCACGGCGTCGTATTCCATCAAGGCCGACGCGGCCCTGTACGGAGCCGACCACGAGACGCCCGTGGCGCACGTCGCCGCAATGAACTTCCTCAAGACACCGACCGTCATCGTTCCGGTCCAGTTCAGTGGCGCCTGGGCGCTCGTTCTCACCCCGAGTCGCCAGCAGCTGCCCTCCGCCGCTAAGGGCGGTGCCGCCGCACAGACCACCGCATGGATGCGCCGCGACCTCCTGACCAAGACCGGCGATCTGACCGACCACCTCGACGTGTCCGTGTCGAAACAGACCGTCGCCATCGTCAACGCCGCAGGCACTGTGGTCCACTCCTTCGCGGCCGGCGTCGGAGCGACCGGCACCCCGACCCCCACCGGTGTCATCGGCTACATCCAAGCCCGTTACCTCGACCCGAAACAGGACGAAACCGTCTACCCGATCAACCTCACCTCACTGCACTCGTCCGCCGCTGACGAGCCCTACGGCGGTGAGGACGGTGGGCTGATCGGCGTCCACTACGAGGCCGTGGCAACGGGGGACGTCTCCCACGGTTGCGTCCGCTTGGATGCCGCCGCGGTGTCCGCCGTGAATGCTCTGCCCGTCGGCACCCTCGTCGAGATGAACCCCTGA
- a CDS encoding TetR/AcrR family transcriptional regulator gives MARIPLTPKSIFAAAADLADRDGFDAIVVSAVARTLGVQTASLYGHVRDRAAILAGVQELAMGELADVISDEIAGRSGLDALAALGAAQRTYARTSPGRWESLQRRVEPGVERSESTIRVATLTRAVLRGYRLSDDDVVHAARMGGAMVAGFIALERTGAFDHRDQSTEESWRRSVEALDIVFTSWAARSAGSER, from the coding sequence ATGGCTCGCATTCCCCTCACTCCGAAGTCGATCTTCGCTGCGGCCGCCGATCTGGCTGACCGCGACGGGTTCGACGCAATCGTCGTCTCCGCCGTGGCACGGACACTCGGCGTGCAGACGGCCAGTCTCTACGGCCATGTCCGCGACCGGGCGGCGATCCTCGCGGGGGTGCAGGAGTTGGCGATGGGCGAGCTGGCGGACGTCATCAGCGACGAGATCGCCGGCCGCTCCGGTCTCGATGCATTGGCTGCCCTCGGTGCCGCGCAGCGCACCTACGCCAGGACCTCGCCAGGTCGGTGGGAGTCGTTGCAGCGGCGAGTCGAACCGGGTGTGGAACGAAGCGAGTCCACGATCCGAGTCGCGACGCTGACTCGAGCCGTTCTGCGCGGCTATCGCCTGTCCGATGACGACGTCGTGCACGCGGCTCGGATGGGCGGTGCGATGGTCGCAGGATTCATCGCCCTCGAGCGAACCGGCGCATTCGACCACCGCGACCAGAGCACGGAGGAGTCGTGGAGACGCTCCGTCGAAGCCCTCGACATCGTCTTCACCTCCTGGGCTGCCAGAAGCGCGGGGAGCGAACGATGA
- a CDS encoding molybdenum cofactor biosynthesis protein B: MTRTALVIVASTRASRGEAVDRTGPLLRAWLDERGFTVDDPVVVADGEPVGQALIAGIAQGVSIVITTGGTGVSPTDATPEMTLPLIDKRLLGIEEELRRRGAEHVITALLSRGIVGVAGRTLVVNLPGSSGGVRDGLSLLAEILDHLLDQIGGGDHE; the protein is encoded by the coding sequence ATGACTCGCACAGCACTCGTGATCGTGGCGTCGACCAGGGCGTCGCGCGGCGAGGCCGTGGATCGCACCGGCCCCCTCCTGCGGGCGTGGCTCGACGAGCGCGGCTTCACGGTCGACGACCCCGTGGTGGTCGCCGACGGTGAGCCTGTAGGCCAGGCGCTGATCGCGGGCATCGCGCAGGGAGTCTCGATCGTGATCACCACGGGCGGCACGGGCGTCTCGCCCACCGACGCGACGCCCGAGATGACCCTGCCGCTGATCGACAAGCGCCTGCTCGGGATCGAGGAGGAGCTGCGGCGGCGCGGGGCGGAGCACGTCATCACGGCGCTTCTGAGCCGGGGCATCGTGGGAGTGGCCGGGCGGACGCTCGTGGTGAACCTGCCGGGGTCGTCCGGGGGAGTGCGCGACGGGCTGTCGCTGCTGGCTGAGATCCTCGACCACCTGCTCGATCAGATCGGTGGGGGAGACCATGAGTGA
- a CDS encoding molybdenum cofactor biosynthesis protein MoaE translates to MSEGARVLRARVVDTAVSVAECAELVGMASAGAVVTFEGVVRDHDGGRGVTQLEYEAHPSATDVIGEVAREVAASHPAVVIAVEHRTGTLDIGDVALAAAVSSAHRAEAFAACAELIDVIKARVPIWKKQDFADGSSEWVASLG, encoded by the coding sequence ATGAGTGAGGGCGCGCGCGTCCTTCGCGCCCGCGTCGTCGACACGGCGGTGTCCGTCGCCGAGTGCGCCGAGCTGGTCGGCATGGCCAGCGCCGGGGCCGTCGTCACCTTCGAGGGCGTCGTGCGCGACCACGACGGCGGGCGAGGCGTGACGCAGCTCGAGTACGAGGCGCACCCGAGCGCGACCGACGTGATCGGCGAGGTTGCGCGCGAAGTCGCCGCGTCGCATCCTGCCGTCGTGATCGCGGTCGAGCATCGCACCGGCACGCTCGACATCGGCGACGTGGCGCTCGCCGCGGCCGTCTCGAGCGCGCACCGGGCCGAGGCGTTCGCCGCCTGCGCCGAGCTGATCGACGTGATCAAGGCGCGCGTGCCGATCTGGAAGAAGCAGGACTTCGCCGACGGCTCGTCGGAGTGGGTCGCCTCGCTCGGCTGA
- a CDS encoding cupin domain-containing protein: MKLQSKKPTVKNPATQFTGDVWVDMIGVPQDEGQRASTARVQFSPGARSNWHSHGLGQTIHVTEGVAWIQAGGGEVLEVHPGQTVYTAPGEEHWHGASPDAFMEHLVMMDIPDDPSTATTWL, from the coding sequence ATGAAGCTCCAATCGAAGAAGCCCACCGTCAAGAACCCCGCCACCCAGTTCACCGGCGACGTCTGGGTCGACATGATCGGCGTTCCTCAAGACGAAGGTCAGCGCGCCAGTACCGCTCGCGTGCAGTTCTCGCCCGGCGCCCGCAGCAACTGGCACTCCCACGGTCTCGGTCAGACGATCCACGTCACCGAGGGTGTCGCCTGGATCCAGGCAGGCGGCGGCGAAGTCCTCGAGGTCCACCCCGGTCAGACCGTCTACACCGCCCCCGGAGAAGAGCACTGGCACGGCGCCAGCCCGGACGCGTTCATGGAGCACCTCGTCATGATGGACATCCCCGACGACCCGTCGACTGCGACGACGTGGCTCTAG
- a CDS encoding GDSL-type esterase/lipase family protein, translating to MIPVDLTPSMLRGGAELERTARGLRVHRLPEWVRTQYPDGQLLMMESQPSGVRLALRTSANAIELVTHPTRVAYRGADRARGNVDVFVNGSLFARDLLTGGDVFEIDLTSGASTLATGPSRTSRITGLPAGDSRIEIWLPHNETVELVSLHADAPVLEDDEHLPIWLHHGSSISHGSNATAPSETWPAIASRLAHVDLHNLGFGGSALVDPFMARVIRDRPADAISVKLGINTVNTDAMRLRAFVPAVHGFLDTIRDGHPTTPILLISPIFAGIHERTPGPGAVDTATLGTDHVQFIATGDPDDIAHGKLTLEVIRRELASLVERRAADQNLHYLDGLDLFGADDARAFPLPDGLHPGPDAHRLIGERFADIAFGTGGMFSED from the coding sequence ATGATCCCCGTCGACCTCACCCCGTCGATGCTGCGGGGCGGCGCTGAACTCGAACGGACCGCGAGAGGTCTTCGTGTACACCGGCTACCCGAGTGGGTGCGCACCCAGTATCCGGACGGCCAGCTGCTCATGATGGAGTCGCAGCCATCGGGGGTTCGTCTGGCCCTCCGCACTTCGGCCAACGCCATCGAACTGGTCACTCACCCGACGCGAGTCGCCTATCGGGGCGCCGACCGCGCCCGGGGCAACGTGGACGTCTTCGTCAACGGCTCCCTGTTCGCCCGTGACCTGCTCACGGGCGGCGACGTGTTCGAGATCGATCTCACGTCGGGTGCATCGACGCTGGCAACGGGCCCCTCTCGCACCAGCAGAATCACGGGGCTGCCGGCGGGCGACTCACGGATCGAGATCTGGCTGCCGCACAACGAGACCGTCGAACTCGTCTCCCTTCATGCCGATGCCCCAGTCCTCGAAGACGACGAGCATCTCCCGATCTGGCTCCACCACGGCAGCTCGATCAGCCACGGCTCCAACGCCACCGCACCGAGCGAGACCTGGCCCGCGATCGCCTCCCGCCTGGCCCATGTCGACCTCCATAATCTCGGCTTCGGCGGGAGCGCTCTGGTCGACCCCTTCATGGCCCGAGTCATCCGAGACCGCCCCGCCGATGCCATCAGCGTCAAGCTCGGCATCAACACGGTCAACACCGACGCCATGCGCCTCCGAGCGTTCGTCCCCGCCGTCCACGGATTCCTCGACACCATCCGCGACGGGCATCCGACGACCCCCATTCTGTTGATCTCGCCGATCTTCGCGGGAATCCACGAGAGGACTCCCGGCCCCGGCGCCGTCGACACCGCCACGCTCGGCACCGACCACGTCCAGTTCATCGCCACCGGCGACCCTGACGACATCGCGCACGGAAAGCTCACCCTCGAAGTCATCCGCCGCGAACTGGCCTCCCTCGTCGAACGCCGCGCGGCCGACCAGAACCTGCACTACCTCGACGGGCTCGACCTCTTCGGTGCAGACGACGCCCGAGCATTCCCGCTGCCGGACGGTCTGCATCCCGGCCCGGACGCCCACCGGCTCATCGGAGAACGATTCGCCGACATCGCCTTCGGCACCGGAGGCATGTTCTCTGAGGACTGA
- a CDS encoding Asp23/Gls24 family envelope stress response protein, with translation MSTTTPNAVARHTDSSTGKGKTTIDDTVVAKIAGIAAREVTGVHGLGGGAARAIGAIRSVVNNKDLTQGVSVEVGETQVAADITIVAEYPAPLQDVADGVRSSVAQAIESIVGMEVAEINVSINDVYIAYDDDDDDRGESRVQ, from the coding sequence ATGAGCACCACCACCCCCAACGCTGTGGCCCGTCACACCGACAGCAGCACCGGCAAGGGCAAGACCACCATCGACGACACCGTCGTTGCGAAGATCGCCGGAATCGCAGCCCGCGAGGTCACCGGAGTTCACGGCCTCGGGGGCGGTGCCGCCCGCGCCATCGGCGCGATCCGCAGCGTCGTCAACAACAAGGACCTCACCCAGGGTGTGTCCGTCGAGGTCGGCGAGACCCAGGTCGCCGCCGACATCACGATCGTCGCCGAGTACCCGGCGCCCCTGCAAGACGTCGCAGACGGCGTTCGCTCCTCGGTCGCGCAGGCCATCGAGAGCATCGTCGGCATGGAGGTCGCCGAGATCAACGTCTCGATCAACGACGTGTACATCGCGTATGACGATGACGACGACGACAGGGGCGAGTCCCGCGTCCAGTAA
- a CDS encoding MFS transporter yields MTSTATATTTRAGRTLALASLGFFLITLDILIVNVALTRIGREFGGSTSGLQWVIDGYTLMFASLLLFAGNLSDRIGAKKAFGWGIAGFLVASIACAVAPSLGVLIAARVVQGSAAAIMLPASMALIREAFPNPANAHTPSGSGQSAAPSPGRSGPCSAVPSPRSTGASCSPSTSRSGS; encoded by the coding sequence ATGACATCGACGGCTACGGCGACGACGACGCGCGCGGGCCGCACCCTGGCACTGGCGTCGCTGGGCTTCTTCTTGATCACCCTCGACATCCTGATCGTCAATGTCGCGCTCACCAGGATCGGCCGGGAGTTCGGCGGCAGCACCTCGGGCTTGCAGTGGGTCATCGACGGCTACACGCTGATGTTCGCCTCGCTCCTGCTCTTCGCCGGCAACCTCTCCGACCGCATCGGCGCCAAGAAAGCGTTCGGCTGGGGCATCGCCGGGTTCCTCGTCGCCTCCATCGCCTGCGCTGTCGCCCCTTCGCTCGGCGTCCTCATCGCCGCCCGGGTCGTGCAGGGTTCAGCCGCCGCCATCATGCTGCCCGCGTCGATGGCGTTGATCCGCGAGGCCTTCCCGAACCCCGCGAACGCGCACACGCCCTCGGGATCTGGGCAGTCGGCGGCGCCGTCGCCGGGGCGGTCGGGCCCGTGCTCGGCGGTGCCCTCACCACGCTCGACTGGCGCCTCGTGTTCGCCATCAACCTCCCGGTCGGGGTCGTGA
- a CDS encoding MFS transporter, with product MWAVGGAVAGAVGPVLGGALTTLDWRLVFAINLPVGVVMLALLASVAKSPVRPSHFDWAGQAAAIVTLVGLVFGLIEGGSLGFDSPAVIASFVVGAAGLVAFLVVQARVRHPMMPLPLFRSSGMRVSLAVGFAFMVGNFGTVFVLSLFLQQHLGLSPLLAGLVFLPSAAVSVVGNIISGTLANRFGPRIPVVFGLLTMVLGLISQIVTAPLGDPWLVIIGSILTGAGGSVAMPPVTSVVLASVPADRAGTASAVFNTFRQVGGAVAIAVFGVLIADRTHFVTGLQISFVLAGAVVLAAAIASILLRTTPSTAPSREST from the coding sequence ATCTGGGCAGTCGGCGGCGCCGTCGCCGGGGCGGTCGGGCCCGTGCTCGGCGGTGCCCTCACCACGCTCGACTGGCGCCTCGTGTTCGCCATCAACCTCCCGGTCGGGGTCGTGATGCTGGCGCTCCTCGCGTCCGTTGCGAAATCGCCCGTGCGCCCGTCGCACTTCGACTGGGCCGGTCAAGCCGCCGCCATCGTCACCCTCGTCGGGCTGGTCTTCGGCCTCATCGAGGGAGGTTCCCTCGGCTTCGACTCCCCCGCCGTGATCGCCTCGTTCGTCGTCGGTGCGGCCGGCCTGGTGGCGTTCCTCGTGGTGCAGGCGCGGGTGCGTCACCCGATGATGCCGCTGCCACTCTTCCGATCGAGTGGCATGCGGGTCTCCCTCGCGGTGGGATTCGCGTTCATGGTCGGCAACTTCGGCACCGTCTTTGTGCTCAGCCTGTTCCTGCAACAGCACCTCGGCCTGTCACCGCTGCTGGCAGGGCTCGTGTTCCTCCCCTCGGCCGCCGTCAGCGTCGTCGGCAACATCATCAGCGGCACCCTCGCCAACCGGTTCGGCCCCCGGATCCCCGTCGTCTTCGGCCTTCTCACCATGGTGCTCGGCCTCATCTCGCAGATCGTCACCGCACCTCTCGGCGACCCGTGGCTGGTCATCATCGGATCGATCCTGACCGGCGCCGGCGGGTCGGTGGCCATGCCCCCGGTCACCTCCGTTGTGCTCGCCAGCGTCCCCGCCGACCGCGCCGGGACCGCCAGCGCCGTCTTCAACACCTTCCGTCAGGTCGGCGGAGCCGTCGCCATCGCCGTCTTCGGCGTCCTCATCGCCGACCGCACCCACTTCGTAACCGGCCTTCAAATCAGCTTCGTGCTGGCCGGAGCCGTCGTCCTCGCTGCCGCGATCGCGAGCATCCTCCTGCGGACGACGCCCTCGACGGCCCCGTCCAGGGAAAGCACATGA
- a CDS encoding TetR/AcrR family transcriptional regulator — protein sequence MVRWEPNARGRLQQAAMELFFERGYDAVTVTDIAERAGMTKGSFFNHFGDKPEVVFATLDTFARDVVANLTVTGAQNALEATVSAFAKAATELDQPDQARAVRALIGSSPMLQERERTKMAVAARTIGDALTAQGLRMGDALFVAHTATLVFTTAYENWSTEPTTDLSSTVRATLDDFLQAVEASGELRNT from the coding sequence ATGGTCAGATGGGAACCCAACGCGCGAGGCCGGCTTCAGCAGGCGGCCATGGAGCTGTTCTTCGAGCGCGGCTACGACGCGGTGACCGTGACGGATATCGCTGAGCGGGCGGGAATGACAAAGGGGTCGTTCTTCAACCACTTCGGAGACAAACCCGAGGTGGTCTTCGCCACACTGGACACGTTCGCCCGTGACGTCGTCGCGAACCTCACCGTGACCGGGGCGCAGAACGCTCTCGAGGCGACGGTGTCTGCGTTCGCAAAGGCCGCCACGGAACTGGACCAGCCCGATCAGGCGCGGGCCGTTCGAGCCCTGATCGGCAGTTCTCCCATGCTTCAGGAGCGCGAGCGCACGAAAATGGCCGTGGCCGCCCGGACGATCGGCGACGCACTTACCGCGCAAGGCCTCCGCATGGGCGACGCTCTGTTCGTGGCGCACACGGCGACCCTCGTCTTCACGACCGCCTACGAGAACTGGTCGACCGAACCAACGACCGACTTATCGAGCACAGTTCGGGCCACTCTCGATGATTTCCTCCAAGCGGTTGAAGCGAGCGGCGAGCTCCGCAACACGTGA
- a CDS encoding putative quinol monooxygenase yields the protein MPDLNVVAVITANPGGEEAVRDALHALVEPTRREAGCISYELFESEAKTGVFVTVELWRSHEALDQHTKSAHLQEAMTSAGSALASADIHPLSPVG from the coding sequence ATGCCTGACCTCAATGTCGTCGCCGTCATCACCGCGAACCCGGGCGGCGAAGAAGCCGTCCGAGACGCCCTCCACGCCCTCGTCGAGCCCACCCGCCGCGAGGCGGGCTGCATCAGCTACGAACTGTTCGAGTCCGAGGCGAAGACCGGCGTCTTCGTCACGGTCGAGCTGTGGCGCTCGCACGAGGCCCTCGACCAGCACACCAAGTCGGCGCACCTGCAGGAGGCGATGACGAGCGCAGGATCGGCACTGGCTTCGGCCGACATCCACCCCCTGTCGCCCGTCGGCTGA